Sequence from the Nocardiopsis sp. YSL2 genome:
CTCGCGCAGGAGGCCGTCAACGAGAGCGGCCGGCTCGTCACCCTCGTCCTCTTCGGCCTGATGGTCGCGGCGACCCTCGGCATCACCGTCTGGGCCAGCCGCCGCAGCTACTCGGCCGCCGACTTCCACTCCGGCGGCCGCGGGTTCTCCCCGCTCCAGAACGGCCTGGCCATCGGCAGTGACTACATGTCCGCCGCGTCGTTCCTCGGCATCGCCGGACTCATCGCCCTGGCCGGCTACGACGGCTTCCTCTACTCCATCGGGTTCCTGGTGGCGTGGCTGGTCGCCCTGCTGCTCGTCGCCGAGCTGCTGCGCAACTCCGGCCGCTACACCATGGGCGACGTGCTGTCCTACCGGATGCAGCAGCGCCCGGTCCGCACCGCCGCCGCCGTCTCCACGCTGACGGTGTCGATCTTCTACCTGCTCGCGCAGATGGTCGGCGCCGGCGCGCTCATCGCGCTGCTGCTCGGCATCCAGGAGGGCCAGACCTTCCTGGGCATGGACGCCGCCACCGCCAAGATCGTCGGCATCGTCGTCGTCGGCCTGCTGATGACCGTCTACGTCACCATCGGCGGCATGAAGGGCACCACCTGGGTGCAGATCGTCAAGGCCGTCATCCTGATGTCGGGCGCGGCCCTGCTGACGGTGCTCACCCTGTCCCTGTACGGCTTCAACCTCGGCGCCCTCATGAGCGACGCCGCCGACGCCAGCGGCCAGGGCGCGGCCTTCCTGGAGCCCGGCCTGCGCTACGGCGTCGAGGTCGCGGGCGACCCGGTGGCGACCATGTGGAACAAGCTGGACATGGTCAGCCTCAGCATGGCGCTGGTCCTGGGCACCGCGGGCCTGCCGCACATCCTCATCCGCTTCTACACGGTTCCCGACTCCCAGAGCGCCCGGAAGTCGGTCAACTGGGGCATCGGCCTCATCGGCACCTTCTACCTGATGACGCTGGTGCTGGGCTTCGGCGCCGCGGCCCTGGTGGGACGCGAGGCCATCACCGCCCAGAACGCGGCGGGCAACACGGCCGCACCGCAGCTGGCGGAGACGGTCGGACAGGCGGTCGGCGGCAACCTCGCCGGGTCGGTCCTGCTCGCCCTGATCGCCTCGGCGGCCTTCGCGGCCATCCTGTCGACGGTCGCCGGCCTGGTCATCGCGTCCTCGTCCTCCCTCGCGCACGACTTCTACAACTCCGTGCTGCGCAAGGGCAGGGCTCCCGGACGCGAGGAGGTCCGGGTCGCCAAGCTCTCCGCCCTGGGCATCGGCGCGGTCGCCATCGTCCTGGCGATCTTCGCGCAGAGCCTCAACGTGGCCTTCCTGGTCGCGCTGGCCTTCGCGATCGCCGCCTCGGCCAACCTGCCGACCCTGCTGCTCAGCCTCTTCTGGAAGCGGTTCAACACGGCGGGCGCCGTGTCCGGTATCTACGGCGGCCTCATCAGCGCCGTCGGCCTGGTGTTCTTCTCGCCGGTCGTGTCCGGTTCGGAGAAGGCGCTCATCCCGACCGCCGACTTCGCCTGGTTCCCGATGCCGAACCCGGCCCTGGTGTCGGTGCCGCTGGGCCTGCTCTGCGCGGTCGTCGGAACGTTCATGTCCAAGGAGCGCGACTTCGACAAGTTCGCGATGCTCCAGGTACGGGCGCTCACGGGCGCCGGGGCGGAGAAGGCCTCCGACCACTAGTCCACATCGGGAACCGGGTCGGCCATGGGGGCCGATCACTCCAACCGGGAGTCCACTCCGTTCCCGGGCGGCCTCCCCCGGTTCCTCCTCCAACGGGCCCACCGCTCTCCTCCCGGGCGGTGGGCCCGCCCCTTGCCCGCCATCGCCCGGCGGCGCGCAACGGGGTGCCGGGCCACCGCCCCCGACGGACGGCCTCCGGCCGCAGCCTCCCACGGAAGGACGGCACAGCAACGTGAGCGCCGACACATCTGTCTGGGATAGGGTCGTTCTGTGTCATATCGGTGGCTGTCGTGGAAGCTCCCCTTCCGACGGCGCCCGGCGTCGGCCCCTCTGGCGAGCGTCGAGTTGATGCGCCAGGTACACGCCCTGGGCGTCGACCTTCAGGACGGACTGCACGGCAAGGGCGTGCCCGCCGCGGCCCGTCGGCTCCGCCAACTGCTCGCCGCCGACTGCGTCGTCCTGGCCGACCTCGACGGCCCGGTGGCCTCCCACGGCCCCTCGCCCTCCTCCGACGAGGTGGAGGGCCTACTGGCCCAGGTGTTCGAGTACGGCGCCAGCGCCCGTACCCGCCTCCCCGACGGCGGCGCGGTGTGCGCGGTACCGCTGAACGTGGCCAACGAGATCGCCGGCGCCCTGGTGGCCTCCGGCCGCCCCGCGGAGGCCGACGTCGAGGCGGCGGCGGCCCTGGTGGCGGACTGCCTGGACCACGCGGCCCTGCGCCGCACGCGCGACCGCATCGCCGCGGCCGACCTGCGCACCCTGCGCGCACAGATCTCCCCGCACTTCGTGCACAACGCGCTCGCGGTCATCGCCGCCCTGGTACGCACCGACCCGGACCGCGCCCGGCACCTGCTCTCGGACTTCGCCGACTACCTGCGCTACGGGTTCGCCGAACGCGGCGACTACGCGACGGTCGCCGACGAACTGGAGGCCACCCAGACCTACCTCGAACTCCAACGGGCCCGCTTCCACGACCGGTTGGACATCACCGTGCGGATGGCGCCGGAGGTCCTGCCGGTGGCGATCCCGTTCCTGGTCGTCCAGCCGATCGTGGAGAACGCGATCCGGCACGGCCTGGAGCGCAAGGAGGGCGCCGGGCACATCAGCGTGTCGGGTTTCGGCGAGGGACCGCTGTGCGTCATCGAGATCGAGGACGATGGCATCGGCATGCACCCCGACCTGGCCCGGTCACTGCTGGCGGGCACCGGCCCGGAGTCGCGCAGCGTGGGGCTGGCCAACGTCGACCAGCGGCTGCGCACGGTCTACGGTCCCGAGTACGGTCTGGTGATCGAGACCGCGCTGGGAGAAGGGACGAAGGTGACCGTGCGCGTACCGAGGTTCACCCGGGGGGTGGTGGCACAGTGAAGCCCGAACTCAAGGTGCTCGTGGTCGAGGACGAGGCGTCGACCCGCCAGGAGATGGCCGCGCTGCTCGGTGACATGCCGGAGGTCGCCGAGGTCCTCGTCGCGGACAACGGCGCGACCGCGGTGCGGCTGCTGGGCACGACCGCCATCGACGCGGCGTTCCTGGACATCCTCATGCCCGGGCTGGACGGCATGGACGTGGCGCGGGTGCTGAGCGTGCTCTCGGAGCCGCCCTCGATCGTGTTCGTCACCGCCTCCGAGGCCCACGCCGTGGAGGCGTTCGGAATCGGCGCCGTGGACTACCTGCTCAAACCGATCCGCCCGGAGCGGCTGGCCGAGGCGGTCGGCCGTATCGCGCAGCTGCGGAGTACGGGCGGGGCCGCTCCGCCGGCCGAGGACATGCACGTGGTGCAGATCGACACCGGGCGCCGCACGGTGTTCGTCAAGCGCGACGACGTGCAGTTCGTCGAGGCGCAGGGCGACTACGTGCGGCTGCACACCGCCGACGGCGGCCACCTGATCCGCCTGTCGCTGTCGTACCTGGAGGAGGTGTGGGCGTCGGCGGGGTTCGTGCGCGTGCACCGCGGCTACCTCATCGCCATCCCGTGGGTGCGCGATCTGCGCGTCACCTCGTCCTCGGGCCTGGTCGCGGGCACACCGGCCGGCGACGTGCCGGTGAGCCGCAGGCACGGGCGCCACCTGCGCGCCCAACTGCTGGAGGCGGCCCGCCGCGACCAGCTGGGCGGCCGGGCCGCCAACCCCCCGGGCCCCACGGCGCGCCCCCGGGACGGTGAGCCGGACCAGCAGCCGCGGCAGTCGCCATGAGTCCGCGCCGGGAGAAGCTGACCAGTCCGCAGACCCGCATCGCGCTGGCGCGGGGCAACCGGCCCGCGCAGCACCTGCTGCCGATCCCCGAGCCGGTGGACACCGAGGCGGCGCGACGGCTGTTCCGCGTCCAGCGGCGGACGGCACTGCGCACGGTGGTCCTGTTGTCGGTCCTGCTGTTCGGGATGAGCGGTGCCTTCGCGGCCGCGCCGCAGCTGAGCGAGATCCGCTGGGCGGGCGTCCCGCTGTCCTGGCTGCTGCTGACGACGGCGGTGTACCCCGCTCTGTTCTTCCTGGGCCTGTGGCACACCCGCACCGCCGAGCGCGCCGAGGACCGTGCCGAGGCGGTCGCCGACCGGGCCCGCCGCGACTCCGGCGACGGCCGTGACCACGGCCGCGGGCGGCGGACGTGATCGCGGTCCTGGCCATCGGCCTCGTGCTGGCGACGAGCCTGATCGTCGGCGTGTACGGGGTGCGCGCGGCCCGCTCCACGTCGGACTTCCTGGTGGCGTCGCGCCGGGTGTCCCCGACGTGGAACGCGATGGCGATCGCGGGCGAGTACCTGTCCGCGGCCTCGATCCTGGGACTGGCGGGGCTCCTGCTCAAGAACGGGCTCGGCACCATGTGGTACGCGGTGGGCTTCACCGCGGGCTACGTCGCGGTGGTCGCCCTGGTGGCCGGGCCGATGCGCCGGTCGGGGGCGTTCACGGTGCCCGACTTCGCCGAGTACCGCCTGGGCGCGCCCCGGCTCCGCAAGCTCTGCGGACTGGTGGTGCTGGTCATCATGCTGCTGTACCTGGTGCCCCAGTTCAAGGGCGCCGGTGTGGTGCTGAGCCTGGTCAGCGGCACCCCCTACTGGGTCGGCGTGGTCCTGGCCGGGCTCGTGGTGAGCGGTTCGATCGCGGCGGGCGGCATGCGGTCGGCGACCTACGTGCAGGCCTTCCACTACGTCGTGAAGCTGGCCTTCATCGGCGGGCCGGCGCTGTTCCTGGTGGTGACGGCGGGGGTCGAGACCCGGGCCGAGGCGCTGCACCCGGAGTGGGGCACGCACTTCCCCGACACCACGCCGGTCGAGTTCACCGTGGGGACCCGGTTCACCCTGGACGAGCCGGTGGAGGTCACCGACCGGGACGGCGGTACGGTCGCCCTGAACGAGGGCGAGCACACGGTGCCCGCGGGGACCGAGTACGTGTTCCCCGAGGGCGCCGCGGTGCCCAGGCCCGACGGCCTGCCGGAACTGGGCGGCCGGGCCTGGAGCACCCCGCTGCTCCACGTGGGCGGGTATCCGCTGTTCGAGACGTGGTCGACGCTGCTCGCGATCACGGCGGGCTGTATGGGCCTGCCGCACGTCATCATGCGCTTCCACACGAGCCCGAGCGCCCGGATCGCGCGCAGGGTCGCGGTCGGGGTCATCGC
This genomic interval carries:
- a CDS encoding LytTR family DNA-binding domain-containing protein, yielding MKPELKVLVVEDEASTRQEMAALLGDMPEVAEVLVADNGATAVRLLGTTAIDAAFLDILMPGLDGMDVARVLSVLSEPPSIVFVTASEAHAVEAFGIGAVDYLLKPIRPERLAEAVGRIAQLRSTGGAAPPAEDMHVVQIDTGRRTVFVKRDDVQFVEAQGDYVRLHTADGGHLIRLSLSYLEEVWASAGFVRVHRGYLIAIPWVRDLRVTSSSGLVAGTPAGDVPVSRRHGRHLRAQLLEAARRDQLGGRAANPPGPTARPRDGEPDQQPRQSP
- a CDS encoding cation acetate symporter — encoded protein: MMLAQEAVNESGRLVTLVLFGLMVAATLGITVWASRRSYSAADFHSGGRGFSPLQNGLAIGSDYMSAASFLGIAGLIALAGYDGFLYSIGFLVAWLVALLLVAELLRNSGRYTMGDVLSYRMQQRPVRTAAAVSTLTVSIFYLLAQMVGAGALIALLLGIQEGQTFLGMDAATAKIVGIVVVGLLMTVYVTIGGMKGTTWVQIVKAVILMSGAALLTVLTLSLYGFNLGALMSDAADASGQGAAFLEPGLRYGVEVAGDPVATMWNKLDMVSLSMALVLGTAGLPHILIRFYTVPDSQSARKSVNWGIGLIGTFYLMTLVLGFGAAALVGREAITAQNAAGNTAAPQLAETVGQAVGGNLAGSVLLALIASAAFAAILSTVAGLVIASSSSLAHDFYNSVLRKGRAPGREEVRVAKLSALGIGAVAIVLAIFAQSLNVAFLVALAFAIAASANLPTLLLSLFWKRFNTAGAVSGIYGGLISAVGLVFFSPVVSGSEKALIPTADFAWFPMPNPALVSVPLGLLCAVVGTFMSKERDFDKFAMLQVRALTGAGAEKASDH
- a CDS encoding cation acetate symporter yields the protein MIAVLAIGLVLATSLIVGVYGVRAARSTSDFLVASRRVSPTWNAMAIAGEYLSAASILGLAGLLLKNGLGTMWYAVGFTAGYVAVVALVAGPMRRSGAFTVPDFAEYRLGAPRLRKLCGLVVLVIMLLYLVPQFKGAGVVLSLVSGTPYWVGVVLAGLVVSGSIAAGGMRSATYVQAFHYVVKLAFIGGPALFLVVTAGVETRAEALHPEWGTHFPDTTPVEFTVGTRFTLDEPVEVTDRDGGTVALNEGEHTVPAGTEYVFPEGAAVPRPDGLPELGGRAWSTPLLHVGGYPLFETWSTLLAITAGCMGLPHVIMRFHTSPSARIARRVAVGVIALLGLFYVFPAVYGLLGRVLTPHLVLFQGTDTVAVVLPAQAVPGSVGAVLTALVAAGAFGAFLSTSSGLLLALAGGLSHDLFQGSVPRLRLAVAVGACVAVLLALPAQRIDINVLVVWAFTVAASTFCPLLVLGIWWRRLTLPGAAAGLTVGAVTATGAVGWSILLPTPGGWGAVLLAQPAAWTIPLAFATMMTVSWSTRPPDWAEHAVLRLHSP
- a CDS encoding sensor histidine kinase gives rise to the protein MRQVHALGVDLQDGLHGKGVPAAARRLRQLLAADCVVLADLDGPVASHGPSPSSDEVEGLLAQVFEYGASARTRLPDGGAVCAVPLNVANEIAGALVASGRPAEADVEAAAALVADCLDHAALRRTRDRIAAADLRTLRAQISPHFVHNALAVIAALVRTDPDRARHLLSDFADYLRYGFAERGDYATVADELEATQTYLELQRARFHDRLDITVRMAPEVLPVAIPFLVVQPIVENAIRHGLERKEGAGHISVSGFGEGPLCVIEIEDDGIGMHPDLARSLLAGTGPESRSVGLANVDQRLRTVYGPEYGLVIETALGEGTKVTVRVPRFTRGVVAQ